DNA from Streptomyces sp. NBC_01476:
CCCGTTGAGGGCGTAGTCGAAGCTGTCGCCGGCCACCTGGTAGGCGGGCTCCAGGATTCCGGCCACCTCGACCTGGGGGACGGTCATCGACAGCGGTGGCAGCAGCGACCACTGGATCTCGGCGGCCACGGCCATCGGGGCACGGCGGCGGGCCTGGAAGAACTCGTCGGTGTACGCGTCCTTGGTGACGATCATGTCGGCGACCAGAGCGGCCAGCCGGCGCAGCAGCCGCCGGTCGTCGTCATCGACCTGGTCCAGGGTGACGACCATGACGCCGATCTGGTCGCTGCCGTCCAGCAGCGGCAGATACATCCGCACCCCGCCGCGCTCCTGTACCTCCACCGTCCGGCGGAGCAGGAAGCACTCACCCGCCGGGGAGCCGACCACCGGATCCGGGCCGGAGATGGCCAGCCGCCGTCCCGGCAGCGGCACCAGCAGCAACTGCTCGTAGTCCTGCAGCAGGATGGAGACGTCCCGCCCGCCGATCCGCCCCACCTCCTCCGCGACCATCGGAGCGATCAGCTGCGGCGGCATCTCGTGCGCCCGGTCCAGCAGCACACCCAGCAACCGCTCACCGAACCCCTCCGAGCGGTCCTCCCGCGCCTCCCCGCCACGCCGCCGCCCACTGAAGATCACCAGCAGCCCCTTCCTTCCGGCCCCGAGCACTCAGACGGGAGCAACCGCTCACCGCACCGGCCGCGCCTGCCCGCACCCCTGTCCCGGCAGGCGCGGGCCGCGGTTCCGGTATCCACCCGCAGCCTGTCACCACCCCACGCCCAGAGCGGTCTCCCACGCGGTGACGGTGTGTGTGGTCCGCGGGGGTGTGGCTCAGTGGGTTAGTTGTCGGTGTCGCCGGTGCGGCTGCCGAGGGTGACGGTGGTGGTGTGGGTGGTGCCGTTGCGGGTGTAGGTGAGGTTGACCTTGTCGCCGGGCTGGTGCTGCCAGATTTCGCCGATGAGGGTCTGGCCGCTGTCGATGAGGGTGTTGTCGAACGTGGTGATGATGTCGTTGGGTTTGAGGCCGGCCTGGGCGCCGGGGCCGCCGGGGGTGACGCCGGTGGCGGTGTCGTCGGCGATTTTCGCGCCGTCGCCTTCGTACTGGGTGTCGAGGCTGACGCCGATGACGGGGTAGACCGGCCGGCCGGTTTTGATGAGCTGGTTGGCGACGCGTTTGGCCTGGTTGATGGGGATGGCGAAGCCGAGGCCGACGCTGCCGCCCTGGGCGCCGGGTTCGCTGGCGCCGCCGGGCTGGATGGCGGAGTTGATGCCGATGACGGCGCCGTTGGCGTTGAGGAGGGGGCCGCCGGAGTTGCCGGGGTTGATGGAGGCGTCGGTCTGGATGGCGCTCATGTAGGAGGAGGTGCTGCCCTGGCCGTCGCTGGAGGCGACCGGGCGGTGGACGGCGCTGACGATGCCGGTGGTGACGGTCCCGGACAGGCCGAAGGGGGCGCCGATGGCGATGGTGGCGTCGCCGACCGCGGCGTTGTCGGAGTTGCCCAGCGGCAGGGGGGTGAGTTTCACGCCGTGGGGGTTCTTCAGTTTGACGACGGCGACGTCGTAGCCCTGGGCGCGGCCGATGACCTGGGCGTCGTAGGTGTTGCCGTTGGAGAAGGTCACGGTGAGTTTGCCGCCGTCGGCTGCCGGGGCGACCACGTGGTTGTTGGTGAGGATGTGGCCCTGGGTGTCGTAGACGAAGCCGGTGCCGGTCCCGGACTCCTGGCTGCCGCTGGCCTTGATCGTCACGACACTGGGCAGGGCGGTGCTGGCGATGCCGGCCACCGAGGTGGGTGCCCGGTTCAGGGCCGCGGCGTCCTTCGGTGCGGACACGGTCGTCGACCCGCCGGTGTCGTTGTCCTTCGCGGCGTTGTACCCGATCGCCCCGCCGACCCCGCCCGCCACCAGCGCCGCCACCACCGCCGCGATCAGCACACCCGTCCCACGCCGCCTGCGCCCGCCCTCCGGCGGCGCCGGCGGGAACTGCGCCCCCCACCCCGACCCACCCAAACCACCACCGAAACCCTCACCACCGGGCTGGGCGTGCGGGGTCGCATACGCCGGCACCACCGGCACCGCGAAGGGGCCGGCCGGAAGCGTCCCGCCTCGACCCGGCCGCTCCTGCTCCCGTTCGTACGACTGGCTCGCCCTGTCGGACCCGTACACCGACCGCTCGCTGATCAGGTCAGTGCGCCTCAACATCCCGAAACACCCCCTGTGTGTCCAGGCAGAAGCTGCCTGTGCGCTCGTTTTCGGATCCGTTGTAGCACGTCGTCCAAAGGACGACAATCGCGGAGTCGTCGTGGTGATGACATCGCGGCGGGAGCGGCTTCGACCGCGGCGGGGGTGGAGGAGCGACAGGCTGCCGAGCCCGGCGCTCTGCCCGGTGGTCCACGGGCGGTGCGGGCCGGCCGGCGTCGGGGAGC
Protein-coding regions in this window:
- a CDS encoding S1C family serine protease, whose product is MLRRTDLISERSVYGSDRASQSYEREQERPGRGGTLPAGPFAVPVVPAYATPHAQPGGEGFGGGLGGSGWGAQFPPAPPEGGRRRRGTGVLIAAVVAALVAGGVGGAIGYNAAKDNDTGGSTTVSAPKDAAALNRAPTSVAGIASTALPSVVTIKASGSQESGTGTGFVYDTQGHILTNNHVVAPAADGGKLTVTFSNGNTYDAQVIGRAQGYDVAVVKLKNPHGVKLTPLPLGNSDNAAVGDATIAIGAPFGLSGTVTTGIVSAVHRPVASSDGQGSTSSYMSAIQTDASINPGNSGGPLLNANGAVIGINSAIQPGGASEPGAQGGSVGLGFAIPINQAKRVANQLIKTGRPVYPVIGVSLDTQYEGDGAKIADDTATGVTPGGPGAQAGLKPNDIITTFDNTLIDSGQTLIGEIWQHQPGDKVNLTYTRNGTTHTTTVTLGSRTGDTDN